A region of Solibacillus isronensis DNA encodes the following proteins:
- a CDS encoding sensor domain-containing protein, producing MENDMNYQKFNQLFSGRNLNQEVNIDFFNYFTSLTNNHPNIVIVLSKFGKVLSSNNKKLQALLGKPVVNHEDFQQFLYGENVDILENTFNKALQGHAEKCSIEINNNLNKTLFLDLTFIPIIIEEDVVGVYLIVTDNTDKAVMKQELMLWENHLNYAQQIAEIGSWEYYFNEDKLICSKNFYNMFGIDDQKYISIDEPFKQIHPEDLNISLQYLKKSISDGEHYTHKVRVYHRKTKELKHFKVHAEVFAEEGKPAKIFGIIKDETYQTLLKKQLIEQNEEYKSIFDTLTSGIWMREKIGGKFLFASKGLEEILEIPLSTLYEDSKAWYNMIQPVHLPELENGKKKMMNGESFQWIYRINSGNGNTKWLLEEVVPRLDNHGQITNIFGLVTDITYEIEKEHKINYLSNFDNLTGLPNQQSLFKKLDDMCESDDPFAILYFDLDRFNIINDSLGYFIGNETLKFIADRLEKIMPKDSYLARLSSNDFIMIIKNFVNKKEVLQYAKTVIKKIREPFTIQDYELNISTSIGITFYPEEGKEKLTLLKNAHTALYKAKKEGKSTYQLSSDEGDISTYKKYALDRDMRKAISNEEFELHFQPQVETGNGSLCGAEALIRWNHKEWGLVSPGEFIPLAEENHMINGITDWVIEKVCQLLKEWKEKGLPIIPIAINIPPIRFMKKGLYQHVKTQLERFGIDPFYLEFEITEDTLLNIESSVYSTIQSLKDLGIRIAVDDFGTGYASLASIRKFKPNKIKIDKIFIDNINNEDKVDNGIICATLNLAKSLEMNVVAEGVEEFEQLKFLKKNDCDVIQGYLFSKPVKKEAFEHILQVGYLSPQVS from the coding sequence ATGGAAAATGATATGAACTATCAAAAATTCAATCAATTATTTTCAGGTCGAAATCTCAATCAAGAAGTGAATATAGACTTTTTCAATTATTTTACATCTCTTACGAATAATCATCCGAATATTGTTATTGTATTATCTAAATTCGGTAAAGTACTTTCTTCCAATAATAAAAAACTCCAAGCTTTACTCGGTAAGCCGGTAGTAAATCACGAGGATTTTCAACAGTTTTTGTATGGTGAAAACGTAGATATACTTGAAAATACATTTAATAAAGCATTACAAGGCCATGCTGAAAAATGTAGTATTGAAATTAATAATAATCTTAATAAAACATTATTTCTCGATCTGACTTTCATTCCGATAATCATCGAAGAAGATGTTGTCGGTGTTTACTTGATCGTTACCGATAATACAGATAAAGCTGTGATGAAACAGGAACTGATGCTATGGGAAAACCACTTGAACTATGCTCAGCAAATAGCAGAAATCGGAAGCTGGGAATATTATTTCAATGAAGATAAACTGATCTGTTCAAAAAATTTTTACAATATGTTCGGAATTGATGATCAAAAATATATAAGTATTGATGAGCCGTTCAAGCAAATACATCCTGAAGATTTGAATATATCTTTACAATATTTAAAGAAATCCATTAGTGACGGCGAACATTATACGCATAAAGTTCGGGTTTATCATAGGAAAACAAAAGAATTAAAACATTTCAAAGTACATGCTGAAGTGTTTGCTGAAGAAGGAAAACCAGCTAAAATCTTCGGAATTATTAAAGATGAAACATATCAAACATTGCTAAAAAAACAGCTGATCGAGCAGAACGAAGAATATAAGTCAATTTTTGATACTCTCACATCAGGAATTTGGATGCGTGAAAAAATAGGTGGTAAATTCCTTTTCGCTTCAAAAGGATTGGAAGAAATATTGGAGATTCCCCTCTCTACCCTATATGAGGATTCAAAAGCCTGGTATAACATGATCCAGCCCGTGCATCTTCCAGAGTTGGAAAACGGTAAAAAGAAAATGATGAACGGTGAAAGTTTCCAGTGGATTTATCGGATTAATTCCGGAAACGGTAATACAAAGTGGCTGCTTGAAGAAGTTGTACCCCGGCTTGATAATCACGGCCAAATAACGAATATATTCGGGTTAGTCACGGATATTACTTATGAAATAGAAAAAGAACATAAAATAAATTACTTATCCAACTTTGATAATCTTACAGGTCTGCCAAATCAGCAAAGTCTATTTAAAAAATTGGATGACATGTGCGAAAGTGATGATCCATTTGCCATTCTTTATTTCGACCTGGACCGCTTTAATATCATCAATGATTCACTCGGTTATTTTATCGGGAATGAAACATTAAAATTTATTGCAGACCGGCTTGAAAAAATAATGCCTAAAGACAGCTATCTTGCACGTTTAAGCAGCAATGATTTTATTATGATAATAAAAAATTTCGTAAATAAAAAAGAAGTGCTTCAATACGCCAAAACGGTCATCAAAAAAATTAGAGAACCGTTCACCATTCAGGATTACGAGTTAAATATCTCGACTAGTATCGGCATTACTTTCTATCCCGAGGAAGGCAAGGAAAAATTGACCCTTTTGAAAAATGCTCACACTGCACTTTATAAAGCTAAAAAGGAAGGGAAAAGTACTTATCAGCTTTCATCTGATGAAGGAGATATATCTACTTATAAAAAGTATGCTTTGGATCGTGATATGCGAAAAGCTATTTCAAATGAGGAATTTGAGTTGCATTTCCAGCCGCAAGTGGAAACAGGCAATGGTTCTCTTTGCGGAGCTGAAGCGTTAATTCGCTGGAACCATAAAGAATGGGGATTAGTCTCCCCTGGAGAATTTATTCCATTGGCGGAAGAAAACCATATGATCAACGGGATTACTGACTGGGTGATTGAAAAGGTTTGCCAGCTTCTTAAAGAATGGAAAGAAAAAGGACTGCCAATCATTCCGATAGCAATAAATATCCCTCCTATCCGATTTATGAAAAAAGGGTTGTATCAACATGTGAAAACACAATTGGAGCGTTTCGGGATTGATCCGTTCTATTTGGAATTCGAAATTACAGAAGATACATTGCTGAATATAGAATCGAGTGTATATTCAACGATTCAAAGCTTAAAAGACCTCGGAATTCGGATTGCGGTTGACGATTTTGGTACCGGCTATGCATCTTTAGCTTCGATTCGAAAGTTTAAACCGAATAAAATTAAAATCGATAAAATATTTATAGATAATATTAATAACGAGGACAAAGTAGATAACGGCATTATTTGTGCTACATTGAATTTAGCGAAGTCGCTGGAGATGAATGTGGTCGCTGAAGGTGTGGAAGAGTTTGAACAGCTCAAATTTCTAAAGAAAAATGACTGTGATGTAATTCAAGGTTATCTATTTTCCAAACCCGTTAAAAAAGAAGCGTTTGAACACATATTGCAAGTCGGTTATTTATCCCCGCAAGTTTCATAA
- a CDS encoding ABC transporter substrate-binding protein yields the protein MNKKLFTLASTATVAAVALAGCVETKSDVKENDSATTETAGAKPVIELLGMASSEQDMNIVRDQLVKNGFDVKLNIQPDYGSFTAQQDAGNFDIAISSWTTVTGNPDYAVHGLFKTGGDYSRTSDETVDKLIDEASTLTGDEAKEKYKELEQALVFDNAYIAPLYISQKFQGIYKAEVNPDTVRLPKSRAQAWETISFNEEGKNASETLVLHQALASLTSLDPVKANDGSINTLNTNMYVRLVNLSDTDEVVSDGSLSYDHAIAENNEEYYFVLRDDINFAKVEGEKAVDTGDLVSAEDVVFSLNRAKDETSVPDHRTYSIHENIDTVEIVSDITSLESVKTADGKSVLEELSDELPAAISEVVTDEKDVDNAAGKYQVVKLTTPNPFPQVLNYLAHQSGGIVSEAAVTAVNTFDVASYDPNTDIAYGDQSTVTEGASYANHLAASGPYILVKKNDYEATFVKNPAYQAGTENEPKIENISVRFIQDNDSALSALRNGEIHVLQSVPETKTDVVEGDENLELKTADSNAVSYLLFNTSGRETAKSADLRKAVLHSINQEEFISYYQGKKKPAVSTVSPLIDTGLKLEADSAKVKEFLKAYNESK from the coding sequence ATGAATAAAAAATTATTTACGTTAGCATCAACAGCAACAGTGGCAGCAGTAGCATTAGCAGGCTGTGTCGAAACAAAATCGGATGTAAAAGAAAATGATTCAGCAACTACTGAAACAGCTGGGGCAAAGCCAGTCATCGAATTACTTGGTATGGCTTCTTCAGAGCAGGACATGAATATTGTGCGTGACCAATTAGTGAAGAACGGTTTCGATGTGAAACTGAATATCCAGCCGGATTACGGTTCATTTACAGCACAGCAAGATGCGGGCAACTTTGACATTGCCATTTCAAGCTGGACGACTGTAACGGGTAACCCGGACTATGCAGTACACGGCTTATTCAAAACAGGTGGGGACTACAGCCGTACTTCAGATGAAACAGTCGATAAATTAATCGATGAAGCGAGTACATTAACAGGTGATGAAGCAAAGGAAAAATATAAAGAGCTTGAACAAGCTTTAGTATTCGACAATGCCTATATTGCACCATTATATATTTCTCAAAAATTCCAAGGTATTTATAAAGCGGAAGTTAATCCGGATACAGTACGTCTGCCAAAATCACGTGCTCAGGCATGGGAGACAATTTCATTCAATGAAGAAGGTAAAAATGCATCAGAAACATTGGTACTTCACCAAGCGTTGGCATCATTGACTTCTCTTGACCCGGTTAAAGCAAACGATGGCTCGATCAATACATTAAACACGAATATGTACGTTCGTTTAGTGAATTTATCAGATACGGATGAAGTCGTATCAGATGGCTCACTTTCTTACGACCATGCAATTGCTGAAAACAATGAAGAATATTATTTCGTACTGCGCGATGATATTAACTTCGCAAAAGTGGAAGGCGAAAAAGCAGTTGATACAGGTGATCTAGTATCAGCAGAAGATGTTGTATTCTCATTAAACCGTGCAAAAGATGAAACTTCGGTACCGGATCACCGCACATATTCAATCCATGAAAATATTGATACAGTGGAAATCGTATCAGATATTACATCATTGGAATCAGTGAAAACAGCAGATGGCAAGTCTGTTTTAGAAGAATTATCGGATGAGCTGCCAGCAGCGATTTCTGAAGTAGTGACAGATGAAAAAGATGTAGACAATGCAGCAGGGAAATACCAAGTTGTTAAATTGACAACACCAAATCCTTTCCCGCAAGTATTAAACTACTTAGCGCACCAATCTGGCGGTATTGTATCTGAAGCTGCGGTAACTGCAGTGAACACATTTGATGTAGCAAGCTATGACCCGAACACGGATATCGCTTACGGTGATCAATCGACTGTTACAGAAGGCGCAAGCTATGCAAACCATTTAGCAGCATCAGGCCCATATATTTTAGTGAAGAAAAATGACTATGAAGCAACATTCGTGAAAAACCCTGCATACCAGGCGGGAACTGAAAACGAGCCAAAAATTGAAAACATCAGCGTTCGTTTCATCCAGGATAATGACAGTGCACTATCAGCATTGCGTAATGGTGAAATCCACGTATTACAATCAGTTCCTGAAACGAAAACAGATGTAGTTGAAGGCGATGAAAACTTAGAATTAAAAACAGCTGACAGCAATGCCGTTTCATACTTATTGTTCAATACAAGCGGTCGTGAAACTGCGAAATCTGCAGACTTACGTAAAGCAGTTCTTCACTCAATCAATCAAGAAGAGTTCATCAGCTACTACCAAGGTAAGAAAAAGCCGGCTGTATCAACAGTTTCACCTTTAATTGACACAGGTTTAAAACTGGAAGCAGACAGCGCAAAAGTAAAAGAGTTCTTAAAAGCATATAACGAATCAAAATAA
- a CDS encoding ABC transporter permease — protein sequence MKFISDVKLLLKITQEYVNAQFTIAFSAIFSLLFLLYSFNFSEGVWRPYIVVFFAIYIGTTIYVWLTSLLIKKDLAKHRELTKRTRLLGIPLILTIFVGNVFAAGFGFMLASKNKTAEYTFAVYAFMTQIFIILISGLNLFKPYVVDTFVLAMGGFILLALLYLAAAVLIAKFVTVDTAPKWMLPLGIFLLIPTLTGNFFSLLLGITLIRKARNADPSAVEKWQKTWNKILRNTMAVFGLFFIVFMFSLSVVSSWTFDYDFAVENNYAVLLQTPTLEYPLGTDNFGRDLFSRIVFGAQISLIVGFCATIIPAIIGGALGAISGYYGKNTDNIIMRALDILYAIPGILLAIAIIAAFGANTTNLIIALSVGAIPTYARTMRANVLQISNYEFVESARALGANDRSIIFKHIVPNALAPMIVKATLTIGGAVISTSSLSFLGLGIEPHIPEWGNILKVGSTYLESHSYLAIFPGLCIMLLVLSFNFFGDGLRDALDPKSN from the coding sequence GTGAAATTTATATCAGACGTAAAACTGCTGTTGAAAATAACACAAGAGTATGTAAATGCACAGTTTACCATTGCTTTTTCTGCGATTTTTTCATTGCTGTTTTTACTTTATAGTTTTAATTTTTCAGAAGGTGTATGGCGTCCATATATAGTTGTATTTTTTGCGATTTATATTGGTACTACGATATACGTATGGCTCACATCACTGCTCATTAAGAAGGATTTAGCGAAGCATCGGGAACTGACAAAGCGTACACGTCTTCTTGGTATCCCGTTGATCCTTACGATTTTTGTAGGGAATGTATTTGCTGCTGGGTTCGGTTTTATGCTCGCATCGAAAAACAAAACGGCAGAATATACTTTTGCGGTTTATGCTTTTATGACGCAAATATTCATTATCCTGATTTCGGGATTAAATTTGTTCAAACCATATGTAGTGGATACATTTGTTCTTGCAATGGGCGGGTTTATCCTTTTGGCATTGCTGTATTTAGCAGCTGCTGTTTTAATCGCAAAGTTTGTTACGGTTGATACAGCGCCTAAATGGATGCTGCCGCTTGGAATTTTTCTGCTAATCCCAACATTGACAGGCAATTTCTTCTCGCTGTTACTTGGGATTACGTTAATTCGTAAAGCGCGAAATGCAGATCCGTCCGCAGTAGAGAAATGGCAAAAAACGTGGAATAAGATCCTGCGTAATACGATGGCGGTATTTGGTCTGTTTTTCATCGTTTTCATGTTCAGTTTATCGGTTGTCAGCTCATGGACATTCGATTATGACTTTGCGGTTGAAAACAATTATGCGGTATTGCTGCAGACACCGACACTTGAATATCCGTTAGGTACCGATAATTTCGGCAGGGATTTATTTTCCCGCATTGTGTTCGGTGCGCAAATTTCATTAATCGTTGGTTTTTGTGCAACAATCATCCCGGCAATAATTGGCGGGGCGCTCGGTGCGATTTCTGGCTATTACGGAAAAAATACCGACAATATTATTATGCGTGCACTGGATATTTTATATGCAATTCCAGGAATTCTGCTGGCAATTGCAATCATTGCCGCATTTGGCGCAAATACGACAAATTTAATCATCGCATTAAGTGTCGGCGCTATTCCGACTTATGCGCGGACAATGCGGGCAAATGTACTGCAGATTTCAAACTATGAATTTGTTGAATCAGCCCGCGCATTAGGGGCAAATGACCGCTCGATTATTTTCAAGCATATCGTTCCAAATGCGTTGGCACCTATGATTGTCAAAGCAACATTAACAATCGGAGGAGCCGTTATTTCAACTAGTAGTTTAAGCTTCCTCGGATTAGGTATTGAACCGCATATACCGGAGTGGGGCAATATTTTAAAAGTTGGAAGCACGTATTTAGAGTCACATTCATATTTAGCGATTTTCCCGGGGCTATGTATTATGCTGCTCGTTTTATCGTTTAACTTTTTCGGCGATGGACTGCGTGACGCATTGGACCCAAAATCTAATTAA
- a CDS encoding ABC transporter permease, with product MQHLFFESFQKNASKKSYYFAFVLLGLFVHIFTIPFYLVNRSKSTYAEKAMNVKRQLIEDEKVFEWHKQYEVEERTKAQFFNQKVDEQTIIQAAKALAQQKLEREVEKRLAANGVVENSYKNYFSTLLKRPNFLLITIIPGILMYSLLLITSNPFARFIFERLLQSVFVIIGVATLVFTILYISPFDPARNLLGVEATPAQVENFNKLYGLDQPYLVQLWHSLSGLFTFDLGTSFAGKEDVTQSILNKFPVTLEIAMFSLLMAIAIAIPVGIVSAVRPNSFIDYVFMLIALIGLSIPSFWQGLIFILTFSLELKWFPATYNPSNWMSIVLPIVVLGTSITASIARMTRSSMLEVIHEDYIITAKAKGLSERKVITKHAIRNAMIPIITVIGLLFGGMLGGAAVTEKVFNISGIGSYIVDKQFIPDIPAILGGVVYIAITISIVNMLIDILYAFFDPRIRSKMKKS from the coding sequence ATGCAGCATTTATTTTTTGAAAGCTTTCAAAAAAATGCTTCGAAAAAAAGTTATTATTTTGCTTTCGTGCTGCTCGGTCTTTTCGTACACATTTTTACAATTCCGTTCTATTTAGTAAATCGATCTAAATCAACGTATGCGGAAAAAGCTATGAATGTGAAGAGACAATTAATAGAAGACGAGAAAGTATTCGAATGGCATAAGCAATATGAAGTAGAGGAACGGACAAAAGCTCAGTTTTTCAATCAAAAAGTCGATGAGCAAACGATCATTCAAGCTGCGAAAGCGCTTGCTCAGCAAAAGTTGGAGCGTGAAGTAGAAAAAAGACTTGCAGCAAATGGAGTAGTGGAAAACTCCTATAAAAATTATTTTAGTACACTATTAAAACGTCCTAACTTTTTACTGATTACGATAATTCCTGGTATTTTGATGTATTCTTTACTACTCATAACGAGTAATCCATTTGCTCGCTTTATTTTTGAGCGCTTATTACAAAGTGTGTTCGTTATCATCGGGGTGGCGACACTCGTGTTTACGATTTTGTATATTTCACCGTTTGACCCCGCCCGCAATTTGCTTGGGGTGGAGGCAACACCTGCACAAGTCGAAAACTTTAATAAGCTATACGGGTTGGATCAGCCTTATTTAGTGCAGCTTTGGCATTCACTGTCAGGTCTGTTCACATTCGATCTAGGGACATCTTTTGCCGGAAAGGAAGATGTCACGCAAAGCATATTAAACAAATTTCCGGTAACACTTGAAATCGCAATGTTTTCATTATTGATGGCGATTGCCATTGCAATTCCGGTCGGTATTGTATCGGCAGTACGTCCGAATTCATTTATCGATTATGTATTCATGTTAATCGCGTTAATCGGTTTATCGATTCCAAGTTTCTGGCAAGGGCTGATTTTTATTTTGACGTTCTCGCTTGAATTAAAGTGGTTCCCTGCGACGTATAATCCGAGCAATTGGATGTCGATCGTTCTGCCGATTGTTGTTCTCGGAACATCGATAACTGCATCGATTGCCCGTATGACAAGATCAAGTATGCTGGAAGTGATCCATGAAGATTATATTATTACAGCAAAAGCAAAAGGGTTAAGTGAAAGGAAAGTAATTACTAAGCACGCAATCCGAAATGCGATGATTCCGATTATTACTGTTATTGGACTGTTGTTTGGTGGAATGCTCGGCGGTGCGGCAGTAACGGAGAAAGTATTTAATATTAGCGGTATCGGAAGTTATATTGTCGACAAGCAGTTTATTCCGGATATTCCGGCAATTTTGGGTGGGGTTGTTTATATTGCAATCACCATTTCCATTGTGAACATGCTGATCGATATTTTATACGCTTTCTTTGACCCGAGAATTCGTTCGAAAATGAAAAAATCTTAG
- a CDS encoding ABC transporter ATP-binding protein has product MSKKLLQVRDLRVSFITGEQEFEAVKGVSFHVNEGETVGIVGESGSGKSVTARSIMRLLPSPPSFLKDGTIEFQGKNLITQTENQMEAIRGKDISMIFQDPMTSTNPTIRIGDQIAEGIIKHQGLSKKEAYLKTIELLKLVGIKNSEERYNQYPHEFSGGMRQRVMIAMALACNPSLLIADEPTTALDVTIQAQILSIMKDMQQRFGTSIILITHDLGVVAGMCDRVVVMKEGEVVEQGTTEEIFANPRHPYTKRLLKALPKLHEPKQPKELPNLSPDLNINVPLVEVKNISKHFELAKGNVLKAVNDLSFQIFPGETLGLVGESGSGKSTTGRTLLQLHEPTDGEVLYKGVPVSRLTKSELKSMRRHMQIIFQDPYSSLNPRKKVLDIIGEALDVHKLSPSKEARRSRVEELLELVGLKKEHALRYPHEFSGGQRQRIGIARALAVEPQFIVCDEPLSALDVSIQKQVVELLKNLQQRLGLTYLFIAHDLSMVKHISDRVAVMYGGKIVELAESEELYANPQHPYTKMLLDSIPIPDPVIEKQKNRRVMSEEELISNRFDVDNTKLVEVSKGHWVAI; this is encoded by the coding sequence ATGAGCAAAAAGTTGCTTCAAGTAAGGGATTTACGTGTATCTTTTATAACTGGAGAGCAGGAATTTGAAGCCGTTAAAGGCGTAAGTTTTCATGTAAATGAAGGTGAAACAGTCGGAATTGTAGGAGAATCCGGTAGTGGAAAAAGTGTAACGGCCCGTTCAATTATGCGTTTACTTCCTTCCCCTCCTTCGTTTTTAAAAGATGGAACGATTGAATTCCAAGGGAAAAATCTAATTACCCAAACGGAAAATCAAATGGAAGCGATCCGAGGAAAAGACATTAGTATGATTTTCCAGGACCCGATGACCTCTACGAATCCTACTATTCGTATTGGAGACCAAATTGCGGAAGGTATTATAAAGCATCAGGGGCTTTCAAAAAAAGAAGCATATTTAAAAACAATTGAACTACTAAAATTAGTCGGAATAAAAAATAGCGAAGAACGGTATAATCAGTACCCTCATGAATTTAGTGGCGGAATGCGACAGCGAGTAATGATCGCAATGGCATTAGCATGTAATCCTTCCCTTCTTATTGCCGATGAACCGACAACAGCGCTTGACGTTACAATTCAAGCTCAAATTTTATCGATAATGAAGGATATGCAGCAGCGATTTGGTACATCTATTATATTGATTACTCATGATTTAGGTGTCGTAGCGGGAATGTGCGACCGGGTTGTTGTCATGAAGGAAGGCGAGGTTGTTGAACAAGGTACAACGGAAGAGATTTTTGCTAATCCGCGGCATCCTTATACGAAACGACTGTTAAAAGCTTTACCAAAGCTTCATGAACCGAAGCAGCCGAAAGAACTACCAAACTTATCGCCTGATTTGAATATTAATGTACCTTTAGTCGAAGTTAAAAATATATCCAAACATTTCGAATTGGCAAAAGGCAATGTATTAAAAGCAGTGAACGATTTATCTTTTCAAATTTTCCCGGGTGAAACGTTAGGGCTTGTTGGTGAATCAGGGTCCGGAAAATCAACAACCGGCCGTACACTGCTGCAGCTACATGAGCCAACGGACGGTGAAGTGCTTTACAAAGGCGTACCCGTTAGTCGATTAACGAAAAGCGAACTGAAAAGTATGCGTCGTCATATGCAAATAATCTTCCAGGATCCATATTCAAGTTTAAACCCTAGAAAAAAAGTGCTGGATATTATAGGAGAAGCATTGGATGTCCACAAACTGTCCCCTTCCAAGGAAGCGCGCCGGTCACGAGTAGAAGAATTGTTGGAACTTGTTGGTTTGAAAAAGGAGCATGCACTTCGCTATCCGCATGAATTTAGCGGCGGTCAGCGCCAACGAATTGGAATTGCACGTGCCCTTGCCGTTGAACCACAGTTTATCGTCTGTGATGAGCCATTATCTGCATTGGATGTTTCTATTCAAAAGCAAGTTGTGGAATTGTTAAAAAATTTGCAGCAGCGACTCGGATTAACGTATTTATTTATTGCCCATGATTTATCGATGGTGAAGCATATAAGTGACCGGGTTGCTGTAATGTATGGAGGGAAAATTGTCGAGTTAGCCGAAAGTGAAGAGCTTTATGCAAATCCGCAGCATCCGTATACGAAAATGTTGCTTGATTCGATACCCATTCCAGATCCAGTGATTGAGAAACAGAAGAACCGTCGTGTAATGTCAGAAGAAGAACTTATTTCTAATCGTTTTGATGTGGATAATACGAAGCTTGTCGAAGTGTCTAAAGGACATTGGGTGGCAATTTAA
- a CDS encoding Ger(x)C family spore germination protein, which produces MPNPFIKTKFAIILFFFSLFFLTGCAFKDIDKSVFVAMIAIDKSDEEDKPYKITLKLYEPTGSFKEATQPGYSYLTQTGETLSEAIRILQSYSDKELEFGHSKLIIIGEELLKEDRSKEILDFLLRRPDIQMISWIAVGKPSAEEVIKIIPQGETVAYPELFNYFDHNGTTSQYIVTTYLFDFRRNMEERGIDTVVPIIKVSEEGKHFEINKSLVLADKKEPFELDYLNTAIFNMLTEETKHADFLIKRDDEHFIARIDTIKPDYKVNIKKSENIELELKVGLYGYISESKKPLLNRDLPKYNKLLKEEGEEIITEFITKMIEEGYDPLGFGIDYKGKVLHNRRMSDTEWEEAYKNAQIKVTVAPGLKSTGTIQ; this is translated from the coding sequence ATGCCGAATCCCTTTATAAAAACTAAATTCGCCATTATACTCTTTTTTTTCAGCCTCTTTTTTTTGACAGGATGTGCATTCAAAGATATTGATAAAAGTGTATTTGTCGCTATGATTGCAATTGACAAATCAGATGAAGAGGATAAGCCTTATAAAATAACGTTGAAGCTTTATGAACCAACCGGCTCCTTTAAAGAAGCGACACAGCCTGGCTATTCGTATCTCACACAAACAGGTGAAACTTTATCTGAAGCAATCCGCATCTTACAATCATACTCCGATAAGGAACTTGAATTTGGCCACTCCAAACTAATTATTATTGGTGAAGAGCTGCTGAAAGAGGATAGAAGTAAAGAAATATTGGACTTTTTGTTAAGAAGACCGGATATACAAATGATTTCCTGGATAGCTGTTGGCAAACCGAGTGCAGAAGAAGTAATCAAAATAATTCCGCAAGGGGAAACAGTCGCATACCCGGAACTTTTCAATTATTTTGATCATAATGGAACGACAAGTCAATATATTGTTACAACCTATTTATTTGATTTTAGAAGAAATATGGAAGAGCGCGGAATTGATACAGTTGTTCCAATCATCAAAGTTAGTGAGGAAGGGAAACATTTTGAAATTAATAAATCGTTGGTATTAGCGGACAAAAAGGAACCATTTGAACTCGATTATTTAAATACTGCGATATTTAATATGTTAACGGAAGAAACGAAACATGCAGATTTTCTTATAAAAAGAGATGATGAACATTTTATCGCAAGAATTGATACAATCAAACCAGATTATAAAGTAAACATCAAAAAATCCGAAAACATCGAATTGGAACTGAAAGTCGGTTTATACGGCTATATATCTGAATCCAAAAAACCGCTATTAAATCGAGATTTGCCCAAATACAATAAACTATTGAAGGAAGAGGGCGAGGAGATAATCACTGAATTTATTACAAAAATGATAGAAGAGGGTTATGATCCGCTTGGATTTGGAATTGATTATAAAGGGAAAGTACTTCACAACCGACGCATGAGTGACACGGAATGGGAAGAGGCATATAAAAATGCGCAAATAAAAGTGACGGTAGCACCCGGTCTAAAAAGTACTGGGACGATCCAATAG